In one Gossypium hirsutum isolate 1008001.06 chromosome D09, Gossypium_hirsutum_v2.1, whole genome shotgun sequence genomic region, the following are encoded:
- the LOC107892635 gene encoding uncharacterized protein, which translates to MEMKMIDAASGGALASMTPQRAKELISTMTINSQQYRLLMGPTRRVHELSTPSIVNKIDELNNVVKNMLVGQTNPARLCGICAKLDHPTNLYPILLEDTTVQVDAVGNFLGSPQRCYDPYSNTYNTGLREHPNLSYGSNPQYNQPYQPRPPTPQQYQPSKSSLEAIVERLAVSIEKFQQKTKVHFQELDQQISKLALTVSRLESQEKLSSQTKPNPRQNASVMTVKDGKESELVPGTSRDHDVEQEAEPAAPTNTAPHKPFVVPPHTLEGSPKLKRNERKKKFLRHSGR; encoded by the coding sequence atggaaatgaagatgattgaTGCCGCTAGTGGAGGGGCTCTTGCGAGCATGACTCCCCAAAGAGCTAAGGAATTAATTTCGACTATGACTATAAATTCTCAACAGTATCGACTACTTATGGGACCTACGAGAAGGGTTCATGAGCTAAGTACTCCTTCCATAGTAAATAAAATTGATGAACTTAATAATGTGGTTAAAAATATGCTTGTAGGACAAACGAACCCAGCTCGGTTGTGCGGGATTTGTGCTAAGCTTGATCATCCTACCAACTTGTACCCAATTTTACTTGAAGACACAACCGTACAAGTAGATGCCGTTGGGAACTTTCTAGGGTCACCTCAAAGGTGTTACGATCCATATTCAAACACATACAATACAGGGTTAAGGGAGCACCCAAACTTGAGCTATGGATCGAACCCTCAATACAATCAACCATATCAACCAAGACCACCTACGCCTCAACAGTATCAACCTTCAAAGTCATCTCTTGAAGCCATAGTAGAGAGGTTAGCCGTTAGCATCGAAAAGTTCCAACAAAAGACTAAAGTACATTTTCAAGAACTAGATCAACAAATAAGTAAGCTAGCACTTACGGTTAGTCGTTTGGAGAGCCAAGAAAAATTGTCATCTCAAACCAAGCCGAACCCACGTCAAAATGCAAGTGTTATGACTGTAAAAGATGGAAAAGAGTCAGAACTAGTGCCTGGCACGAGTCGTGACCACGATGTTGAACAGGAAGCCGAACCAGCAGCTCCCACTAATACGGCACCTCATAAACCATTTGTTGTACCTCCCCATACCTTGGAAGGCTCGCCCAAATTAAAAAGGAACGAGAGGAAAAAGAAATTCTTGAGACATTCCGGAAGATAG
- the LOC107891883 gene encoding pentatricopeptide repeat-containing protein At5g18950 produces MAKASSFIVNFLRLNPRTGPNPNTQIRNLTIESKETSFIVKEIVKNQKPCEEQLNDSVRQSNLDIVKQVCKITRTVPRWEETLVSHFPSFNFSEPCFFRELLRQQDNVFFSLRFFHWLRSEYEFSPDFDSCNMLFDKLVEAKASKAARNFLQQTGFEPKPGSLERYLRCLCENESVEEAVDVFSILSEIGHCPSIETWNLALSACLKVGRNDLMWKLYQDMVESGIGVNIDVGTLGCLVQAFCIDGKASKGYKILQQNLADGLVPDTVAFHKLIAAFCKMKDYGRVSQLLHTMIATDRAPNIYTYQEVINGLCKNRKWLEGFRIFNDLKDRGHSPDRVMYTTIIHGLCKIGELREARKLWFEMINKGMVPNEYTYNALLYGLYRAHNLKEAERLYKEMLEKGYGEMTVSYNTMIAGLCSHGKTDEAYCLFEEMPRKGVVRDLITFNNLIRGFCVEGKVVESLNLLHELLAQGLQPSASSYTPIIKCLCQAGHIEEAESLLNDMHSQGLEPKDCTRNHLIFGLCKQGHVAEGMERFKEMLENQLKPQKKTFEKLIQSLSESDRLDDSLLVLDFMFRLGYALKTSICHSIVTKFCQRNTHLVESCLSEVLETN; encoded by the coding sequence ATGGCTAAAGCTTCATCATTTATCGTAAATTTCCTTAGGCTAAACCCTAGAACTGGTCCAAACCCTAATACCCAAATCAGAAATCTCACTATAGAATCCAAAGAAACTAGTTTTATTGTTAAGGAAATTGTAAAGAATCAAAAACCATGTGAAGAACAGTTGAATGATTCTGTAAGGCAATCTAATTTAGACATTGTCAAACAAGTTTGCAAGATTACTAGAACAGTTCCTAGATGGGAGGAAACACTGGTTTCACATTTCCCCTCTTTTAATTTTTCGGAACCCTGTTTTTTCCGAGAGCTTTTGAGACAGCAAGATAATGTGTTTTTCTCTCTGCGTTTCTTTCATTGGCTGCGGTCTGAATACGAGTTTTCGCCAGACTTTGATTCGTGTAATATGCTCTTTGATAAGCTTGTGGAGGCTAAGGCTTCCAAAGCAGCAAGAAATTTTCTCCAACAGACCGGTTTTGAGCCCAAGCCAGGTTCTTTAGAACGTTACTTAAGATGCCTTTGTGAAAATGAATCGGTTGAAGAAGCTGTTGATGTGTTCTCGATCTTGAGTGAGATTGGTCATTGTCCATCAATAGAGACGTGGAATTTAGCGTTATCGGCTTGTCTTAAGGTTGGTAGGAATGATCTTATGTGGAAATTGTATCAGGATATGGTAGAATCCGGTATTGGGGTCAATATTGATGTTGGGACCCTTGGGTGTTTGGTTCAAGCCTTTTGTATCGATGGGAAAGCTTCGAAAGGTTACAAAATTCTTCAGCAAAATTTGGCTGATGGGTTGGTGCCGGATACGGTTGCTTTTCACAAATTGATTGCAGCTTTCTGTAAGATGAAGGATTATGGTAGAGTATCTCAACTTCTTCACACAATGATTGCTACAGATCGTGCTCCCAATATCTATACATATCAGGAAGTCATCAATGGGCTCTGTAAGAACAGAAAGTGGTTGGAAGGTTTCCGGATTTTCAACGATCTCAAGGATAGAGGGCATTCTCCGGATAGGGTCATGTATACAACAATAATTCATGGGCTATGTAAGATTGGGGAGCTCAGGGAAGCCAGAAAGCTTTGGTTTGAGATGATTAATAAGGGAATGGTTCCAAATGAATACACTTATAATGCACTGCTTTATGGTCTTTATAGGGCCCATAACCTTAAAGAGGCTGAGAGACTATATAAGGAGATGCTCGAAAAAGGTTATGGTGAAATGACCGTAAGTTACAATACCATGATAGCAGGGTTATGTTCACATGGGAAGACGGATGAAGCTTATTGTTTATTTGAAGAAATGCCTCGAAAGGGCGTTGTTCGTGATTTGATCACATTCAACAATCTGATCCGGGGCTTTTGCGTGGAAGGAAAAGTCGTTGAGAGTCTAAATCTGCTTCATGAACTCTTAGCACAGGGTTTACAGCCATCTGCTTCATCGTATACCCCTATTATAAAATGCCTATGTCAAGCTGGTCATATCGAAGAAGCTGAAAGTTTGTTAAATGACATGCACAGTCAAGGTCTAGAACCGAAAGATTGTACTCGCAATCACTTAATTTTTGGATTATGCAAGCAAGGACATGTTGCAGAAGGAATGGAACGGTTCAAAGAGATGCTGGAGAATCAACTCAAACCGCAAAAGAAGACTTTCGAGAAACTGATTCAATCTCTCTCGGAAAGTGATAGGTTGGATGATTCTTTACTTGTTCTAGATTTTATGTTTAGATTAGGTTATGCACTTAAAACAAGCATATGCCATTCTATTGTTACCAAGTTTTGCCAAAGGAATACTCATCTGGTTGAATCATGTTTAAGTGAGGTCCTTGAAACAAATTAA
- the LOC107892955 gene encoding pollen-specific leucine-rich repeat extensin-like protein 2, with translation METMNKRFSRVSLVAVLLVLIAVQVNGFFPFDYESEFAQNSLDFQNFPSNSDSDENSLFSESHVYEPQSQYFHQVNPEETSLLSQSELPHDSFQTQNFESTNLPFETQQFPFEINANHRIKSPSPSPAPSPVQVSSPAPSPVEVPSPAPSPVGAPHPPKPNPDNICKLKCSTKCLKQEIPILHNLCCRVCKLRCLYHYADLIYTCTNRCAESMPNTFKSDEKKEAAYVKYCYKKCTKNF, from the exons ATGGAAACTATGAACAAGAGATTTTCGAGAGTGAGTTTAGTCGCTGTTTTGCTTGTTCTTATCGCAGTTCAAGTCAATGGTTTCTTCCCTTTCGATTACGAATCTGAATTTGCTCAAAATTCTTtagatttccaaaattttccatcaaATTCCGATTCCGATGAAAATTCATTGTTTTCAGAATCTCATGTTTATGAGCCCCAATCCCAATACTTTCACCAGGTAAATCCTGAAGAAACATCTTTGCTTTCACAATCTGAACTTCCTCATGATTCATTTCAAACTCAAAATTTTGAATCCACCAATCTACCTTTCGAAACTCAACAATTTCCTTTTGAAATAAATGCAAACCATAGAATCAAATCACCATCTCCATCACCGGCACCATCACCTGTACAAGTGTCATCACCAGCACCGTCACCTGTAGAAGTGCCCTCACCGGCACCGTCGCCTGTAGGAGCTCCACATCCTCCAAAACCGAATCCAGACAAcatttgtaaattgaagtgttcgACGAAATGCCTAAAACAAGAAATTCCAATTCTCCACAACTTATGCTGCAGAGTCTGCAAGTTAAGATGCTTATACCATTATGCGGATCTCATCTACACTTGTACTAATCGTTGTGCAGAATCCATGCCCAATACCTTCAAGTCTG ATGAGAAGAAAGAAGCTGCATATGTGAAATACTGCTACAAAAAATGCACCAAGAATTTCTAG